A single genomic interval of Nocardia bhagyanarayanae harbors:
- a CDS encoding MMPL family transporter, translated as MSRYLFALGQVVARRRWWVLAIWILLLGAAVAFATGTGGKTNDNFTVPGTESQDAVSLLQQRMPAFSGAQMQVVFATPGMAEVTDPQVTGEIEQVMTGLKGLPQVAAVVDPFQAKAVSPDQRVALGSVQFSVSAGEVDEHTLDEVNRVADPAREAGLDVEFSGAVYPGFTAEIPHTPELLGVVAALIILLITFGAAVAAGLPIVTALVGVGIGITGILGVAAFVDVPSAATSLALMLGLSCGIDYALFVLSRHRHHIVLGMTAAESIPLAVGTAGSSVVFAAVTVIIALCGLAVAGIPFLTVMGLTAAGAVLVAMLVALTLLPALLGFAGDLVAKFISPPLHPGRPEEVARIAAYEPERTFGHAWGRFVTRFRIPLLILGIAILAVLAIPATRMELGLPSGATQPDSSTAHKAYDLVEESFGPGFNGPLLVVTDLSGATGPDAAQTVMGRLQQEPDVVAVQPAGTGNGLLLIRVVPESGPDDPATADLVNRLRDDRQRIVNGTGATYLVGGTTAANIDTSRRLAEALPIFLAVVVGLALVLLTIAFRTILVPLSSIVGFILSVFAALGAQVVVFQWGWGAELFDVTKAQTLSFLPIITLAIVFGLSSDYQIFVVSRIKEEHTRTADATASVQNGVGHSARVVTAAALIMFGVFVAFTTVDNPIVKPLAFTLAVGVLLDAFIVRLTLVPAVMALVGNRMWYHPRWFARYVPDLDIEGAELERRLTHDTEEAVPSGTARLRAGRET; from the coding sequence ATGTCTCGGTATCTGTTCGCTCTCGGCCAGGTCGTAGCCCGTCGCCGCTGGTGGGTCCTGGCGATATGGATCCTGTTGCTCGGCGCTGCGGTCGCCTTCGCCACGGGAACCGGTGGGAAGACGAACGACAACTTCACGGTTCCCGGCACCGAATCACAGGATGCCGTGTCATTGCTGCAACAGCGGATGCCCGCGTTCAGCGGCGCGCAGATGCAGGTCGTCTTCGCTACGCCGGGCATGGCCGAGGTGACCGATCCGCAGGTGACGGGTGAGATCGAACAGGTGATGACCGGGTTGAAAGGGTTGCCGCAGGTCGCCGCGGTCGTCGACCCGTTCCAAGCCAAGGCGGTGTCGCCGGATCAGCGCGTCGCGCTGGGCAGCGTGCAGTTCTCGGTATCGGCGGGGGAGGTCGACGAGCACACCCTCGACGAGGTGAACCGCGTCGCCGACCCGGCGCGGGAAGCGGGCCTCGATGTGGAGTTCTCCGGGGCCGTCTATCCGGGCTTCACCGCCGAGATCCCGCACACCCCTGAGCTTCTCGGCGTCGTCGCGGCTTTGATCATCCTGTTGATCACCTTCGGCGCGGCGGTCGCGGCGGGCCTGCCCATCGTCACGGCGTTGGTCGGCGTCGGTATAGGCATCACCGGGATCCTCGGCGTGGCAGCGTTCGTCGACGTCCCGTCGGCGGCGACGTCACTGGCATTGATGCTCGGACTGTCCTGCGGCATCGACTACGCGCTGTTCGTCCTGTCCCGGCATCGGCACCACATCGTGCTGGGAATGACTGCGGCCGAGTCGATTCCGCTCGCGGTCGGGACCGCGGGCAGTTCGGTGGTGTTCGCGGCGGTCACCGTGATCATCGCGTTGTGCGGTCTGGCGGTGGCGGGTATTCCGTTCCTCACCGTCATGGGTCTGACCGCGGCGGGCGCGGTACTGGTCGCCATGCTCGTCGCGCTGACGTTGCTGCCCGCGCTGCTGGGGTTCGCCGGTGATCTGGTCGCCAAGTTCATCTCGCCGCCACTGCATCCCGGACGTCCGGAGGAGGTGGCGCGCATCGCCGCCTACGAGCCCGAACGCACCTTCGGGCACGCGTGGGGACGTTTCGTCACCCGGTTCCGGATTCCGCTGTTGATCCTCGGTATCGCGATCCTTGCGGTGCTGGCGATTCCGGCCACGCGCATGGAGCTCGGACTCCCCAGCGGCGCGACACAGCCGGATTCGAGCACCGCCCACAAGGCCTACGACCTGGTGGAGGAGTCGTTCGGTCCCGGCTTCAACGGGCCGCTGCTCGTCGTGACCGACCTATCCGGGGCCACCGGCCCCGACGCGGCGCAGACGGTGATGGGTCGGCTGCAACAGGAACCCGACGTCGTCGCCGTGCAGCCCGCGGGCACGGGAAACGGACTGCTGCTCATTCGAGTGGTGCCCGAGAGCGGGCCCGACGACCCCGCGACCGCCGACCTGGTCAACCGGCTGCGGGACGACCGGCAGCGCATCGTGAACGGCACCGGCGCAACGTATCTGGTCGGCGGCACCACCGCGGCCAATATCGACACCTCGCGCCGGCTCGCCGAGGCGCTGCCGATCTTCCTCGCGGTCGTCGTCGGCCTCGCACTGGTGCTGCTGACCATCGCCTTCCGCACCATCCTGGTCCCGCTGTCGTCGATCGTCGGATTCATCCTCTCGGTCTTCGCCGCGCTCGGGGCGCAGGTCGTCGTGTTCCAATGGGGCTGGGGCGCAGAACTTTTCGATGTCACCAAGGCGCAGACGCTGAGCTTCCTTCCGATCATCACCTTGGCCATCGTCTTCGGCCTGTCCAGCGATTATCAGATCTTCGTCGTCTCCCGGATCAAGGAGGAACACACCCGCACCGCCGACGCCACGGCCTCGGTGCAGAACGGCGTCGGTCACTCCGCGCGCGTGGTCACCGCCGCCGCGCTGATCATGTTCGGGGTCTTCGTCGCCTTCACCACCGTCGACAACCCGATCGTCAAACCTTTGGCGTTCACCCTCGCCGTCGGCGTCCTGCTCGACGCCTTCATCGTGCGCCTGACGCTGGTGCCCGCCGTCATGGCCCTGGTCGGCAACCGCATGTGGTACCACCCGCGCTGGTTCGCCCGCTACGTCCCCGATCTCGACATCGAGGGCGCCGAACTCGAACGCCGACTCACCCACGACACCGAAGAAGCCGTGCCATCGGGCACTGCTCGGCTGCGAGCCGGACGCGAAACCTAG
- a CDS encoding cytochrome P450, translated as MSQAPVSLRELPRLRNRHLGQIGGLMRPGTHRSPLLELGERFVVSPPGFPTMLVTHDMGDVRALFANHDDFSIGQVLSRFSSHDVMFGKQTLIFLDGEEHRRERKLFAPPFQSKALRSYEELMVEVVQRELPTWPVGEPFEFLKAGYDLAIGVLLGVVFGDVAEPRRGRLKQAISAWFGEIESRGFLAVTLLTPLVGGLTLPYPPLTRRQAEVDAVIIEEIAARRAAPGDEGQRKDVLSRYVGTELDQHDDAALARNMRGVLLGAYETTAITLGWIAAMLAAHPEAMAELDAAADAGDSARLDAYLDAVVAETMRLRPVSPFTGRRAIRDTVVNGVRIPKGAIVIVPILLIHESPRHYPDPMTFRPERFLDERPNSHTWLTFGAGAHRCLGAQFALVEARILFRTVLEQRRIDVVPGPVEPPRRYHTGLSPADNARITLRHR; from the coding sequence GTGTCACAAGCCCCGGTATCACTGCGCGAACTCCCGCGGCTCCGCAACCGCCACCTCGGGCAGATCGGCGGGCTGATGCGCCCCGGCACCCATCGTTCTCCTCTGTTGGAACTCGGCGAACGCTTCGTCGTGTCGCCGCCGGGCTTTCCGACCATGCTGGTCACCCACGACATGGGCGACGTGCGAGCGCTTTTCGCCAATCACGACGATTTCTCGATCGGCCAGGTGCTGAGCCGGTTCTCCAGCCACGACGTGATGTTCGGCAAGCAGACGTTGATCTTCCTCGACGGCGAGGAGCACCGCCGCGAACGCAAGCTGTTCGCTCCGCCCTTCCAGAGCAAGGCGCTGCGCTCCTACGAGGAACTCATGGTGGAGGTGGTCCAGCGCGAACTGCCCACCTGGCCCGTCGGTGAACCGTTCGAATTCCTGAAGGCCGGTTACGATCTGGCCATCGGGGTGCTGCTCGGCGTCGTCTTCGGTGACGTGGCGGAACCCCGTCGGGGGCGGCTGAAGCAGGCGATCAGCGCGTGGTTCGGTGAGATCGAGAGTCGCGGCTTCCTCGCCGTCACGCTGCTCACCCCGCTGGTCGGCGGACTCACGCTGCCCTATCCGCCGCTCACCCGTCGGCAGGCCGAGGTCGACGCCGTCATCATCGAGGAAATCGCCGCGCGCCGCGCCGCGCCGGGCGACGAGGGCCAGCGGAAAGACGTGCTGTCCCGGTACGTCGGCACCGAACTCGATCAGCACGACGACGCGGCGCTGGCCCGCAACATGCGCGGAGTCCTGTTGGGGGCGTACGAAACCACCGCGATCACGCTCGGCTGGATCGCCGCCATGCTGGCGGCCCACCCGGAGGCCATGGCCGAACTCGATGCCGCCGCGGACGCGGGCGACAGCGCCCGGCTCGACGCCTACCTCGACGCCGTGGTCGCCGAGACGATGCGGCTGCGCCCGGTGTCGCCGTTCACCGGACGGCGGGCGATCCGCGACACCGTGGTCAACGGTGTCCGAATTCCGAAGGGCGCCATCGTCATCGTCCCGATCCTGCTCATCCACGAATCACCGCGGCACTACCCGGATCCGATGACCTTCCGCCCCGAACGCTTCCTCGACGAGCGCCCGAACAGCCACACCTGGCTGACCTTCGGCGCCGGAGCGCACCGCTGCCTTGGCGCCCAGTTCGCCCTGGTCGAGGCCCGCATCCTGTTCCGCACCGTCCTCGAGCAGCGCCGCATCGACGTCGTCCCCGGACCCGTCGAACCACCGCGCCGGTACCACACGGGGCTCAGCCCGGCCGACAACGCCCGAATCACCCTTCGGCACCGCTGA
- a CDS encoding EthD domain-containing protein codes for MAEELIFALWGVGDLHDSKLTQRLVAAGAESVRLNVSDADVADAMLRLTTFDTPIEAVLALSCPSGCDIAAVLDALGDVSERHEGWRVEVRTPLTPPYVAVGERTPALANVAFLRRPQELPYDEWLDRWRNHHTEVAITTQATFGYVQNRVLEPVTDTAPDVAAIVEELFPPAALRDPHAFYGSGGDPAELTRRIQRMMASVATFGADRDIDVVPTSRYLLR; via the coding sequence GTGGCGGAGGAGCTGATCTTCGCGCTCTGGGGTGTCGGTGACTTGCACGACTCGAAACTGACACAGCGGCTGGTCGCAGCGGGCGCCGAGAGCGTGCGGCTGAACGTCTCCGACGCCGACGTGGCCGACGCGATGCTGCGGTTGACGACCTTCGACACACCGATCGAAGCCGTGCTCGCCCTCTCGTGCCCGTCCGGTTGTGACATCGCCGCCGTGCTCGACGCACTCGGCGATGTTTCCGAGCGCCACGAGGGTTGGCGGGTCGAGGTCAGGACGCCGCTCACGCCGCCCTACGTCGCTGTCGGCGAGCGCACTCCCGCTCTGGCCAACGTCGCGTTCCTGCGCAGGCCGCAGGAACTGCCGTACGACGAATGGCTCGACCGGTGGCGCAACCACCACACCGAGGTCGCGATCACCACCCAGGCCACCTTCGGTTACGTCCAGAACCGCGTCCTCGAGCCGGTCACCGACACCGCGCCGGACGTCGCCGCGATCGTCGAGGAATTGTTCCCCCCGGCCGCGCTGCGCGACCCGCACGCCTTCTACGGCAGCGGCGGCGACCCCGCCGAACTGACCCGCCGCATCCAACGCATGATGGCCAGCGTGGCCACCTTCGGCGCCGACCGCGACATCGACGTCGTCCCCACCAGCCGATACCTGTTGCGCTGA
- a CDS encoding serine/threonine-protein kinase: MHEPLDLVDSAERTRTALATAVALFSAAWASGSPPDLAAYLPSEPGLRRMVLIELIKIDLEYRFVRHHIPKTLNEYRAEFAELRDGPMPDELVYEEFHALRRGSPAADTTPRTVADDTVATPETAQASDYHSTMIARPNAQVLLDAFDVGDHVDDFDLLMRIGAGAFAQVYLARQQSMQRLVAVKISHNHGSEPQTLAQLDHEYIVRIFDQRLIADGELKLLYMQYLPGGTLLDVLRLRRSTPEGQHSGQLLLDAVDAVLAEKGEVRPAESAVRERTAALTWPETVAWLGRRLADALQHASERGVLHRDIKPANVLLSAEGIPKLADFNVSFSKRVKGTSPLAYFGGSLSYMSPEQLEACHPELPATAADLDTRSDIFALAVMLWELLTGRRPFADETFAGESETSLARMLELRRRPIDSKFLSDLPPDCPPALCRVLLKCLSPDPADRYSCGSELAQQLDLCLEARARDLVYPPPNSWRARLARWPTPILWLSSLFGIGLATAYLAVHAQKLIRERVPDAVNAQMDRGVIACVLGVLPLAIVIYVYISREVLAVLRGLREGRRYDETTLARVRSRTLVWGDLCALNTLLGALIATVTGVLMVRWMTDLPLRLQIHAAMTVLVAGTISVAYTFFLSTFYIVRCVYPSYLRHGRSTAHDSAGLHSLRRRTTVYLAITASVPVLGVLAGFSALESDELYLVRDSVLGLCAGGGLAFVAAYWLYRKLDADLRALDRVI; this comes from the coding sequence ATGCACGAGCCGCTCGACTTGGTCGATTCCGCCGAACGAACCCGCACGGCACTGGCCACCGCCGTCGCGCTGTTCTCCGCGGCTTGGGCGTCCGGTTCACCACCCGACCTGGCGGCGTACCTACCGAGCGAACCGGGCCTGCGGCGCATGGTGCTCATCGAACTGATCAAGATCGATCTCGAGTACCGGTTCGTGCGCCATCACATCCCCAAAACTCTGAACGAGTACCGCGCGGAATTCGCGGAACTGCGCGACGGACCGATGCCCGACGAGCTCGTCTACGAGGAATTCCACGCGCTGCGCCGCGGCTCGCCGGCGGCCGATACGACTCCTCGCACGGTCGCCGACGACACGGTGGCCACCCCGGAGACCGCCCAGGCGAGCGATTACCACAGCACGATGATCGCCCGCCCGAACGCGCAGGTGCTGCTCGACGCCTTCGACGTCGGCGACCACGTCGACGACTTCGACCTGCTGATGCGCATCGGCGCGGGCGCGTTCGCCCAGGTCTATCTGGCTCGGCAGCAGTCGATGCAGCGCCTGGTCGCGGTCAAGATCTCACACAATCACGGCAGCGAGCCGCAGACCCTGGCCCAGCTGGATCACGAGTACATCGTGCGGATCTTCGACCAGCGCCTCATCGCCGACGGCGAGCTGAAGCTGCTCTACATGCAGTACCTCCCCGGCGGCACGCTGCTCGACGTACTGCGCTTGCGGCGCTCGACGCCCGAGGGACAGCACAGCGGGCAACTCCTCCTCGACGCGGTCGACGCCGTGCTCGCCGAGAAGGGCGAGGTGCGCCCCGCCGAATCGGCAGTCCGGGAACGGACCGCCGCGCTGACCTGGCCGGAGACGGTCGCCTGGCTCGGCCGCCGACTCGCGGACGCGCTGCAACACGCCTCCGAGCGCGGGGTGTTGCACCGCGACATCAAACCGGCGAACGTCCTGCTCAGCGCCGAGGGAATCCCGAAGCTGGCCGATTTCAACGTCAGCTTCAGCAAACGCGTCAAGGGCACGAGCCCACTGGCGTACTTCGGCGGATCGCTGTCGTACATGTCGCCCGAACAGCTCGAGGCCTGTCATCCCGAGCTGCCCGCGACCGCCGCCGACCTCGACACCCGCAGCGACATCTTCGCGCTGGCCGTCATGCTGTGGGAACTGCTGACCGGACGGCGCCCCTTCGCGGACGAGACCTTCGCGGGCGAGTCGGAGACGTCGCTGGCCCGCATGCTCGAACTGCGCCGCCGGCCCATCGACTCGAAGTTCCTGTCCGACCTACCGCCGGACTGCCCACCGGCCCTGTGCCGGGTGCTGCTGAAGTGCCTGTCGCCCGACCCGGCGGACCGCTACTCGTGCGGTTCGGAATTGGCGCAGCAGCTCGATCTGTGCCTCGAGGCGAGGGCCCGCGACCTCGTCTATCCGCCGCCGAACAGCTGGCGGGCGCGCCTTGCCCGGTGGCCGACCCCGATCCTTTGGTTGTCGTCGCTGTTCGGTATCGGCCTGGCTACCGCCTACCTGGCGGTACACGCCCAGAAACTGATCAGGGAGCGAGTGCCCGACGCCGTCAACGCTCAGATGGACAGGGGCGTGATCGCGTGCGTTCTCGGCGTCCTGCCGTTGGCCATCGTCATCTACGTGTACATCTCGCGTGAGGTGCTGGCGGTCTTGCGCGGGTTGCGCGAGGGCAGGCGCTACGACGAGACCACGCTCGCGCGGGTCCGGTCGCGAACACTGGTGTGGGGTGATCTGTGCGCGCTGAACACTTTGCTCGGCGCGCTGATCGCCACCGTGACGGGCGTGCTGATGGTGCGCTGGATGACCGACCTGCCGCTGCGGTTGCAGATCCACGCCGCGATGACCGTGCTGGTGGCGGGCACCATCTCCGTCGCCTACACCTTCTTCCTCTCCACTTTCTACATCGTCCGTTGCGTCTATCCCAGCTACCTGCGCCACGGCCGCAGCACCGCGCACGACTCCGCGGGCCTGCACTCGCTGCGCCGAAGAACCACGGTCTATCTCGCGATAACGGCGTCCGTCCCGGTGCTCGGCGTCCTGGCCGGATTCAGCGCCCTCGAATCCGACGAGCTCTATCTCGTCCGCGACTCGGTCCTCGGCTTGTGCGCGGGCGGCGGCCTCGCGTTCGTCGCCGCCTATTGGCTGTACCGGAAACTGGACGCCGACCTCCGCGCGCTCGATCGGGTGATCTGA
- a CDS encoding bifunctional 3-(3-hydroxy-phenyl)propionate/3-hydroxycinnamic acid hydroxylase — protein sequence MTTRMIPVVLVGAGPAGLTAATLLAQYGIECLVLERWDGVYPQPRAVHLDGEIRRILGYLGVGDEFDAISRPVLGLRLLDPGLRVLAQFDRDPAGTRSGHPEANLFDQPELEAILRANLARHPDATLRGNAEVTTVAEENDCVRVDFTDGTTGRAETIRARYVLGCDGANSLVRGAVGARMRDLRFEQRWLVVDIATTADLGHWDGVHQVCDPARATTYMRIGKTRYRWEFRLRTGETADDYADIARLRPLIAPWTADVPDEDLELVRVAAYTFRAQLADRWRGGRIFLLGDAAHLTPPFIGQGMGAGLRDAANLTWKLAGVLRGELPERVLDTYEAERKPHALWMIRLAKLTGVMMTQGGELGNRLRSLIAPRLHRLPGFTRMLTSGESPPLRRSGLVNAPLLRRGPAGRLAPNDRLPDGRMVDEVVGGRFAIVAAVDLTPEDRVRVEERGGVVLAAAPGTELHRWLRRGRVSAALVRPDGAVQRCGRSPSALCAALPRFAPGVRQTASPNDC from the coding sequence GTGACCACACGGATGATCCCGGTCGTGCTCGTCGGCGCGGGCCCGGCCGGACTCACCGCGGCGACCTTGCTGGCGCAATACGGGATCGAATGCCTCGTACTGGAGCGGTGGGACGGCGTGTATCCGCAGCCGCGCGCCGTCCACTTGGACGGCGAAATCCGCCGCATCCTCGGATATCTCGGCGTCGGCGACGAGTTCGACGCCATCTCCCGCCCGGTTCTAGGTCTGCGCCTGCTCGATCCCGGTCTGCGGGTGCTCGCGCAATTCGATCGCGACCCGGCGGGGACGCGGAGCGGGCATCCGGAGGCGAACCTTTTCGACCAGCCGGAACTGGAGGCGATCCTGCGCGCGAACCTCGCGCGCCATCCCGACGCGACACTGCGCGGCAACGCCGAAGTCACGACGGTGGCTGAGGAGAACGACTGTGTCCGCGTCGATTTCACCGACGGGACGACGGGTCGCGCGGAAACCATCCGTGCGCGCTACGTTCTCGGTTGCGACGGCGCCAACAGCCTCGTCCGCGGAGCGGTGGGCGCGCGCATGCGCGATCTGCGGTTCGAGCAGCGCTGGCTGGTCGTGGACATCGCGACGACCGCCGACCTCGGACACTGGGACGGGGTGCACCAGGTCTGCGATCCGGCCCGCGCCACGACCTACATGCGCATCGGAAAGACGCGGTACCGCTGGGAGTTCCGGCTTCGGACCGGCGAAACCGCCGACGACTACGCGGATATCGCCCGATTGCGTCCGCTGATCGCCCCGTGGACGGCGGACGTCCCGGACGAGGACCTAGAACTGGTGCGGGTAGCCGCGTACACCTTTCGCGCACAGCTCGCCGATCGCTGGCGCGGCGGCCGCATCTTCCTGCTCGGGGACGCCGCCCACCTCACACCGCCGTTCATCGGTCAGGGCATGGGCGCGGGATTGCGCGACGCCGCCAACCTCACCTGGAAGCTGGCCGGCGTCTTGCGCGGCGAGCTGCCCGAGCGTGTGCTCGACACCTACGAGGCCGAGCGGAAGCCGCACGCCCTGTGGATGATTCGGTTGGCCAAGCTCACCGGCGTGATGATGACCCAGGGCGGCGAGCTGGGCAATCGCCTGCGCAGCCTGATCGCACCGCGGCTACATCGCCTTCCCGGCTTCACCCGCATGCTCACCAGTGGTGAGTCCCCGCCCCTGCGCCGCTCGGGCCTGGTGAACGCTCCGCTGCTGCGACGTGGACCGGCTGGTCGGCTGGCACCGAACGATCGGCTCCCCGACGGGCGAATGGTCGACGAGGTCGTCGGCGGACGGTTCGCGATCGTCGCCGCGGTCGACCTGACGCCCGAGGACCGAGTGCGTGTCGAAGAACGCGGCGGTGTCGTGCTCGCCGCCGCGCCGGGAACGGAGTTGCACCGCTGGCTGCGCCGCGGTCGCGTGAGCGCCGCCCTCGTCCGACCGGACGGCGCCGTGCAGCGCTGCGGAAGAAGCCCGTCGGCCCTGTGCGCGGCGCTGCCACGGTTCGCGCCCGGTGTCCGGCAAACCGCGTCGCCGAACGATTGCTGA